A single region of the Sphingobium sp. TKS genome encodes:
- the glgA gene encoding glycogen synthase GlgA yields the protein MQVLSVASEIYPLIKTGGLADVAGALPGALAGHGIAVRTLVPGYPSVLSRLGKAKALRRYETLFGAPATVLAARVGDLDLLVLDAPDFFAREGGPYGDPGGGEWSDNWKRFAALSRAGADIAAEGAKGWRPDLVHAHDWQAAMTATYMRFGPAHAVPKVVTIHNLAFQGRFGADIFPQLGLPPEAWGVDGVEYYGGTGYLKAGLVSADAITTVSPTYADEIRSPVHGMGLDGLINGRADRLHGILNGVDTAIWNPAADPLIAKPFSARALGGRNANRRALETGFGLDRDDAPIFIIVSRLTWQKGMDMVMGAIDHLVELGGKLAVLGSGDHPLEGAFLAAADRHRGRVGAQIGYDEPLSHLMQAGADAILIPSRFEPCGLTQLYGLRYGCVPVVARVGGLADTVIDANEAAVSAGVATGIVFPPSDPLALHGAIARTIRLHAHKPDWQAMQRAGMRADFSWTHSAARYAELFRALLRNAP from the coding sequence ATGCAGGTGCTTTCGGTCGCGTCCGAAATCTATCCGCTGATCAAGACCGGGGGGCTGGCCGATGTGGCGGGAGCCTTGCCCGGCGCGCTGGCCGGACATGGCATTGCAGTGCGGACGCTGGTGCCCGGCTATCCCTCCGTCCTCTCGCGGCTGGGCAAGGCAAAGGCGTTGCGGCGCTATGAAACGCTGTTCGGCGCGCCCGCCACGGTGCTAGCCGCCAGAGTGGGCGACCTTGATTTGCTGGTGCTGGACGCGCCGGATTTCTTTGCGCGGGAAGGCGGTCCCTATGGCGATCCCGGCGGCGGCGAATGGAGCGACAATTGGAAGCGCTTCGCCGCCCTGTCCCGCGCAGGCGCGGACATCGCGGCCGAAGGCGCGAAGGGCTGGCGGCCCGATCTGGTCCATGCGCATGACTGGCAGGCGGCGATGACCGCCACCTATATGCGCTTCGGGCCTGCCCATGCCGTGCCCAAGGTGGTGACCATCCACAACCTCGCCTTTCAGGGCCGTTTCGGCGCGGACATCTTCCCCCAGCTCGGCCTGCCGCCCGAAGCCTGGGGCGTCGACGGCGTCGAATATTATGGCGGCACGGGCTATTTGAAGGCGGGTCTGGTCTCCGCCGACGCCATCACCACCGTCAGCCCCACCTATGCCGATGAAATCCGCTCGCCGGTGCATGGCATGGGGCTGGATGGGCTGATCAACGGGCGGGCGGACCGGCTGCACGGCATATTGAACGGCGTCGATACCGCTATCTGGAACCCCGCCGCCGATCCGCTTATCGCCAAGCCGTTCAGCGCGCGGGCGCTGGGCGGGCGGAACGCAAATCGCCGGGCGCTGGAAACGGGCTTCGGCCTCGACCGCGACGATGCCCCGATCTTCATCATCGTCAGCCGCCTCACCTGGCAAAAGGGCATGGACATGGTGATGGGCGCGATCGACCATCTTGTGGAGCTGGGCGGCAAGCTGGCCGTGCTGGGGTCGGGCGATCATCCGTTGGAGGGCGCTTTTCTGGCCGCCGCGGACCGGCATCGCGGCCGGGTGGGGGCGCAGATCGGCTATGACGAGCCGCTGTCCCATCTGATGCAGGCTGGCGCCGACGCCATATTGATCCCCTCCCGCTTCGAACCCTGCGGACTGACGCAGCTTTACGGGCTGCGTTATGGCTGCGTGCCGGTGGTGGCGCGGGTCGGCGGGCTGGCCGATACGGTGATCGACGCCAATGAGGCCGCCGTCAGCGCGGGTGTCGCGACAGGCATCGTCTTTCCGCCGTCCGATCCGCTGGCGCTGCACGGCGCGATTGCGCGGACCATCCGGCTTCATGCGCACAAGCCGGACTGGCAGGCGATGCAGCGTGCGGGGATGCGCGCCGACTTTTCCTGGACCCACAGCGCGGCGCGCTATGCCGAGCTGTTCCGCGCATTGCTCCGGAACGCGCCATGA
- the glgB gene encoding 1,4-alpha-glucan branching protein GlgB, producing the protein MGLTPEQIARLLEGREDDPFATLGVHPAGASEGKGGFTACVLLPEAVSVTAHRLDGKAIGTLTPLGVGGLFFGKVSIRKRQPLRYCATYADGGEYRLIDPYSFGPVLGPMDDYFFAQGSHARLFDKMGAHLIAHEGVEGTHFAVWAPNAQRVAVVGDFNRWDGRRGLMRRRQDAGVWEIFLPEVVQGSPYKFEIIGPDGEMLPLKADPFAFQSELRPSTASIVAGAPDHVWGDERHRAHWEKADPRREPVSIYEVHAGSWQRDEHDDFLSWDALANRLIPYVVGMGFTHIEFLPISEFPYDPSWGYQTTGLYAPTARFGDPEGFARFVDGAHRAGVGVILDWVPAHFPTDAHGLSRFDGTALYEHEDPRKGFHPDWNTAIYNFGRREVAQFLVNNALFWAERYHVDGLRVDAVASMLYLDYSRKEGEWIPNKHGGRENVEAVEFLQQMNTALYGAHGGIMTIAEESTSWPKVSHPVHEGGLGFGFKWNMGFMHDTLRYLARDPVHRAHHHDDITFGLLYAFTENFVLALSHDEVVHGKSSLLHKMAGDDWQKFATLRAYYAMMWGYPGKKLLFMGQEFAQRDEWSEDRALDWHLLDHAPHRGVQLLVSDLNRLYRSRPALHARDCEAEGFEWVLVDAAADSVFAWVRRAPGAAPIVVISHFTPQLRHGYRMRLPSGGRWREIMNSDAAEYGGSGVGNMGIVTADEEGWGNVTIPPFGTLMLELDY; encoded by the coding sequence GTGGGATTGACGCCGGAACAGATCGCCCGGCTGCTGGAGGGGCGCGAGGACGATCCATTTGCGACGCTTGGCGTCCATCCGGCGGGTGCTTCTGAGGGAAAAGGGGGCTTCACCGCCTGCGTCCTGTTGCCCGAAGCGGTCAGTGTCACGGCGCACAGGCTGGACGGCAAGGCTATCGGAACCCTGACCCCGCTCGGGGTGGGCGGGTTGTTCTTCGGCAAGGTGTCGATCCGCAAGCGCCAGCCGCTGCGCTATTGCGCCACTTATGCGGATGGCGGCGAATATCGGCTGATCGATCCCTACAGCTTTGGCCCGGTGCTGGGGCCGATGGACGACTATTTTTTTGCCCAAGGGTCTCACGCGCGGCTATTCGACAAGATGGGCGCGCATCTGATCGCCCATGAAGGGGTGGAGGGCACGCATTTCGCGGTCTGGGCGCCCAATGCGCAACGGGTTGCGGTGGTGGGCGACTTCAACCGCTGGGACGGCCGCCGGGGGCTGATGCGGCGGCGGCAGGATGCGGGGGTCTGGGAAATCTTCCTGCCGGAAGTGGTGCAGGGCAGCCCCTATAAGTTCGAGATTATCGGGCCGGATGGCGAGATGCTGCCATTGAAGGCCGATCCCTTCGCCTTCCAGTCGGAATTGCGGCCCTCGACCGCTTCCATCGTCGCGGGCGCGCCGGATCATGTCTGGGGCGATGAGCGCCATCGCGCCCATTGGGAGAAGGCCGATCCGCGCCGCGAACCCGTTTCCATCTATGAAGTCCACGCCGGATCATGGCAACGCGACGAGCATGACGATTTCCTGAGTTGGGATGCGCTGGCCAACCGGCTGATCCCTTATGTGGTCGGCATGGGTTTTACCCATATCGAGTTCCTGCCGATCAGCGAATTTCCCTATGATCCAAGCTGGGGCTATCAGACCACCGGCCTTTATGCGCCGACAGCGCGTTTCGGTGATCCGGAGGGATTTGCGCGCTTCGTCGACGGCGCGCATCGGGCGGGTGTCGGGGTGATCCTCGACTGGGTGCCAGCGCATTTTCCGACCGATGCCCATGGCCTCTCACGCTTTGATGGCACGGCGCTTTACGAGCATGAAGACCCGCGCAAGGGTTTCCATCCGGACTGGAACACTGCCATCTACAATTTCGGGCGGCGCGAAGTGGCGCAGTTCCTGGTCAACAATGCGTTGTTCTGGGCGGAGCGCTATCATGTCGACGGGTTGCGGGTCGATGCCGTCGCCTCAATGCTCTACCTCGACTATAGCCGCAAGGAAGGGGAATGGATTCCCAACAAGCATGGCGGGCGGGAGAATGTGGAGGCGGTTGAATTCCTCCAGCAGATGAACACGGCGCTCTACGGCGCTCATGGCGGCATCATGACCATAGCCGAGGAATCGACGAGCTGGCCAAAAGTGTCCCACCCCGTCCATGAAGGAGGGCTGGGCTTCGGCTTCAAATGGAATATGGGCTTCATGCACGACACGCTGCGCTATCTGGCGCGTGATCCGGTGCATCGCGCCCATCATCATGACGATATTACCTTCGGCCTGCTCTACGCCTTTACCGAGAATTTCGTGCTGGCGCTGAGCCATGACGAGGTGGTGCACGGCAAATCATCCCTGCTCCACAAGATGGCCGGGGATGATTGGCAGAAATTCGCGACCCTGCGCGCTTATTACGCGATGATGTGGGGCTATCCCGGCAAGAAGCTGTTGTTCATGGGCCAGGAATTCGCCCAGCGCGACGAATGGAGCGAGGATCGGGCGCTCGACTGGCATTTGCTGGACCATGCGCCGCATCGGGGCGTGCAGTTGCTGGTGAGCGACCTCAACCGCCTCTATCGTTCCCGCCCAGCCCTCCATGCCCGCGATTGCGAGGCGGAGGGGTTCGAATGGGTGCTGGTCGACGCGGCGGCGGACTCGGTCTTTGCCTGGGTCCGGCGCGCGCCGGGCGCCGCGCCGATCGTCGTCATCAGCCATTTCACCCCGCAATTGCGCCATGGCTACCGGATGCGCCTGCCTTCGGGGGGACGCTGGCGGGAGATCATGAACAGCGACGCGGCGGAATATGGCGGCAGCGGTGTTGGGAATATGGGGATCGTCACCGCTGATGAGGAAGGATGGGGCAATGTCACCATCCCGCCCTTTGGCACGTTGATGCTGGAACTGGACTATTGA
- the glgC gene encoding glucose-1-phosphate adenylyltransferase, whose translation MQPRHQPIARDAMAYVLAGGRGSRLAELTDRRAKPAVHFGGKARIIDFALSNALNSGVRRIGVATQYKAHSLIRHLQRGWNFLRPERNESFDILPASQRVSESQWYEGTADAVFQNIDIIEDYAPEYMVILAGDHVYKMDYELMLQQHVDSGADVTVGCMEVPVKEASGFGVMHVDEQDVITAFVEKPKKPPHIPGNPGVALASMGIYVFRTAFLIEELRRDAGDPASKRDFGGDIIPHIVSHGKAVAHRFSNSCVRAESEPVPYWRDVGTIDAYWQANIDLTDVVPSLDLYDRSWPLWTYSEVTPPAKFVHNEEGRRGSATSSLVAGGCIVSGSSLHRSLLFSGVRTHSFSSVTESVVMPDCVIGRGARLHKCVLDSGVIIPPGLIVGEHPDHDAQRFRRTDSGVTLITQYMIERLVD comes from the coding sequence ATGCAGCCAAGACACCAGCCGATCGCCCGTGACGCCATGGCCTATGTGCTGGCCGGGGGGCGCGGCAGTCGTCTGGCCGAACTCACCGACCGCCGCGCCAAGCCGGCAGTTCATTTCGGCGGAAAGGCGCGGATCATCGATTTCGCCCTCTCCAACGCGCTCAACAGCGGCGTCCGCCGCATCGGCGTCGCGACGCAGTACAAGGCGCATTCGCTGATCCGCCACCTCCAGCGCGGCTGGAACTTCCTGCGGCCGGAGCGCAACGAAAGCTTCGATATCCTGCCCGCCAGCCAGCGCGTGTCGGAAAGCCAATGGTATGAGGGCACGGCCGACGCCGTCTTCCAGAATATCGACATCATCGAGGATTATGCGCCCGAATATATGGTCATCCTGGCGGGCGACCATGTCTACAAGATGGACTATGAGCTGATGCTCCAGCAGCATGTCGACAGCGGCGCTGACGTCACCGTAGGCTGCATGGAAGTGCCGGTGAAGGAAGCCAGCGGTTTCGGCGTCATGCATGTGGATGAGCAGGACGTCATCACCGCCTTCGTCGAAAAGCCGAAGAAGCCGCCGCATATCCCCGGCAATCCCGGCGTGGCGCTGGCGTCCATGGGCATCTATGTCTTCCGCACCGCTTTCCTGATCGAAGAATTGCGCCGGGATGCGGGGGATCCCGCCAGCAAGCGCGATTTCGGCGGCGACATCATCCCCCATATCGTCAGCCATGGCAAAGCCGTCGCCCACCGCTTTTCCAACAGTTGCGTGCGCGCCGAAAGCGAGCCGGTGCCCTATTGGCGCGATGTCGGCACGATCGACGCCTATTGGCAGGCCAATATCGATCTGACCGATGTGGTGCCGTCACTCGACCTGTACGACCGGAGCTGGCCGCTCTGGACCTATTCCGAAGTCACCCCGCCCGCCAAATTCGTGCATAATGAGGAAGGACGGCGCGGGTCCGCGACATCCTCGCTGGTCGCGGGCGGGTGCATCGTGTCGGGATCGTCGCTCCACCGCAGCCTGCTCTTTTCCGGCGTTCGGACGCACAGCTTCTCGTCCGTCACGGAAAGCGTCGTCATGCCCGATTGCGTCATCGGGCGCGGGGCGCGGTTGCACAAATGCGTGCTGGATTCGGGTGTCATCATCCCGCCTGGCCTGATCGTGGGCGAGCATCCCGATCATGACGCACAGCGTTTCCGCCGCACCGACAGCGGCGTGACGCTGATTACCCAATATATGATCGAACGGCTGGTGGACTGA
- the glgX gene encoding glycogen debranching protein GlgX, producing the protein MSPRALGPDIHGLGTRFRVHSPNAEQLRLCLFDADDRETRLPMARDGEGVWSIDAPGVGEGARYGFRADGTYDPAAGLWFDPYKLLLDPYATEIDRAFVYDPVLAAQRGSCIDTAPLMPKGVARTPLPPVALAQPLFRRGGLIYEVQVRGFTMLHPDIPQEQRGTIAALGHPAVIDHLRRLHVSAIELMPINAWIDERHLGPLGLHNAWGYNPVSYFALDPRLAPGGMAELCAAVEALHAAGIGVILDMVYNHDGESDALGPTLSLRGLDARSYFRHEPDGRLINDTGTGNSIDCNHPVTQRLILDSLRHFVSAAGVDGFRFDLAPALGRLPAGFDPKASLLAAIGVDPLLADRILIAEPWDIGPGGYQLGHFGERWLEWNDRYRDDIRRFWRGDRGTLGALATRLSGSSDIFRGGPATRTVNFLAAHDGFTLADLTAYEHRHNEANGEQNRDGHGENFSWNNGVEGVSDDTAVQAARRWDIKALLGTLFCSRGTIMLTAGDEFGRTQQGNNNAYAQDNATGWVDWSGRDREIEAHAFALARLRSSQPDFNATNWLSETDVEWLDEQGQPLTVAQWEDPDRRCLAMRFRRSGFAIFINGDDQAHQFGTVQVPARTILPIPAKQEGG; encoded by the coding sequence ATGAGTCCAAGGGCGCTCGGCCCGGACATTCATGGGTTGGGAACCCGTTTTCGCGTCCATTCGCCCAATGCCGAACAGCTCCGGCTGTGCCTGTTCGATGCCGATGATCGCGAGACGCGCCTGCCGATGGCACGGGATGGGGAGGGCGTCTGGTCCATTGATGCGCCGGGCGTGGGTGAGGGCGCGCGCTACGGCTTCCGAGCGGACGGGACTTATGATCCAGCCGCAGGACTATGGTTCGATCCCTACAAGCTGTTGCTTGATCCCTATGCAACGGAAATCGACCGGGCGTTCGTCTACGATCCGGTTCTCGCCGCGCAGCGGGGGAGTTGCATCGATACCGCGCCGCTCATGCCCAAGGGGGTGGCGAGGACGCCGCTTCCGCCGGTCGCCCTTGCGCAGCCCTTATTTCGTCGCGGCGGCCTGATCTACGAAGTTCAGGTCCGTGGCTTTACCATGCTGCACCCCGACATTCCGCAAGAGCAGCGAGGGACGATTGCCGCACTCGGTCATCCCGCCGTGATCGATCATCTGCGTCGCCTGCATGTATCCGCGATCGAACTGATGCCGATCAACGCCTGGATCGATGAACGGCATCTGGGGCCGCTTGGGCTGCACAACGCATGGGGCTATAATCCGGTCAGCTATTTCGCGCTCGATCCCCGGCTGGCGCCCGGCGGCATGGCGGAACTGTGCGCCGCTGTGGAGGCGTTGCACGCGGCGGGGATCGGGGTGATCCTCGACATGGTCTATAATCATGACGGGGAAAGCGATGCACTGGGGCCGACATTGTCTCTGCGCGGCCTCGATGCTCGCAGCTATTTCCGGCATGAACCCGATGGTCGCCTGATCAACGATACCGGCACGGGGAACAGCATCGACTGCAATCATCCCGTCACGCAACGGCTCATCCTGGATTCGTTGCGCCATTTCGTCAGTGCAGCGGGCGTGGACGGCTTTCGCTTCGATCTCGCGCCAGCGCTGGGACGTTTGCCGGCCGGTTTCGATCCAAAGGCGTCGTTGCTAGCAGCGATAGGAGTCGATCCGCTATTGGCCGATCGCATCCTGATCGCGGAGCCGTGGGACATCGGTCCCGGCGGCTATCAGCTTGGTCATTTCGGGGAACGCTGGCTGGAATGGAATGACCGTTACCGCGACGATATACGGCGCTTCTGGCGAGGGGATCGCGGCACGCTTGGCGCTCTGGCGACGCGGCTCTCCGGATCGTCGGATATCTTCCGTGGCGGTCCAGCCACGCGCACCGTCAATTTCCTGGCGGCCCATGACGGCTTCACCCTGGCGGACCTCACAGCCTATGAACACAGGCATAATGAAGCCAATGGCGAGCAGAATCGCGACGGCCATGGCGAGAATTTCAGTTGGAACAACGGCGTCGAAGGGGTGAGCGACGACACGGCAGTTCAGGCCGCGCGGCGCTGGGATATCAAGGCGTTGCTCGGCACGCTGTTCTGCTCGCGCGGCACGATCATGCTGACGGCAGGCGATGAGTTCGGGCGTACGCAGCAGGGCAACAACAATGCCTATGCGCAGGATAATGCGACAGGCTGGGTCGACTGGTCGGGGCGTGATCGGGAGATCGAGGCGCATGCCTTTGCCCTTGCCAGACTGCGATCATCACAGCCGGACTTCAACGCCACGAATTGGCTGTCCGAAACGGATGTCGAGTGGCTTGATGAGCAGGGCCAGCCCCTGACCGTCGCGCAATGGGAAGATCCCGACCGGCGCTGCCTGGCGATGCGGTTCCGGCGGTCGGGGTTCGCCATATTCATCAACGGCGACGATCAGGCCCATCAATTCGGCACCGTTCAGGTTCCAGCCCGAACGATCTTACCCATCCCGGCTAAACAGGAAGGCGGTTGA